Proteins found in one Paenibacillus wynnii genomic segment:
- a CDS encoding N-acetyltransferase, producing the protein MATCRSATVDDIEPLYLMIEEYAQKGIMLPRSRAALQRQIDLFVVAEMDGKVVGCGSLCRLGTDLVEIRSLGLHDEYQGKGIGSLIVNALTEEARRQKIPKIMALTYAVDFFLRNGFDIVEKEIFPEKVWTDCVNCSKQHACDEIAVLKRLN; encoded by the coding sequence ATCTTATGATAGAGGAGTATGCACAAAAGGGTATTATGCTTCCCCGTTCCCGTGCTGCATTGCAGCGTCAGATTGATCTATTTGTCGTTGCTGAAATGGATGGAAAGGTCGTTGGCTGCGGTTCTCTCTGCAGGCTCGGCACTGACCTTGTTGAGATACGTTCACTTGGCCTCCATGATGAATACCAAGGCAAAGGAATAGGCTCCTTGATTGTGAATGCCCTAACTGAAGAAGCCAGACGTCAGAAGATCCCGAAGATTATGGCGCTGACCTACGCCGTTGATTTTTTTCTTAGAAACGGATTTGATATTGTAGAGAAAGAGATCTTCCCCGAAAAAGTATGGACCGACTGCGTGAACTGCTCGAAGCAGCATGCTTGTGATGAAATAGCGGTACTTAAGAGGCTGAACTAA